One window from the genome of Pedobacter schmidteae encodes:
- a CDS encoding RNA polymerase sigma factor has translation MVIKSLQEETELLAKIAGGDQLAFKVVYDRYYREIYNFAFKWLQDKEPAREIVQETMLHLWQLGYKLIDIHNVESFLKTIAKRKAIDAFRKKVLQEKSVRMLANAYIDGHNETEEGILMREARNILAQGISLLPYQQQQVYRLCHQEGLKYEEAARQLGIAHGSVQTHMKLALKFLRAHILKNTDVAALLVILKLF, from the coding sequence ATGGTCATTAAATCCCTTCAGGAAGAAACTGAACTGCTGGCTAAAATAGCTGGGGGAGACCAGCTGGCCTTTAAAGTGGTATATGACCGTTATTACCGGGAAATCTACAACTTTGCGTTCAAGTGGCTTCAAGACAAAGAACCTGCCCGTGAAATTGTTCAGGAAACGATGCTGCACCTTTGGCAACTGGGGTATAAGCTGATTGATATTCATAACGTAGAGAGTTTCCTGAAAACAATTGCCAAACGTAAAGCTATAGATGCTTTTCGTAAAAAGGTATTGCAGGAAAAGTCTGTCAGGATGCTGGCGAATGCCTATATCGACGGACATAATGAAACTGAAGAGGGGATTTTGATGAGGGAGGCGAGGAATATTCTGGCCCAGGGGATAAGTCTTCTTCCCTACCAACAGCAACAGGTGTACAGGCTTTGCCACCAGGAAGGCCTTAAATACGAAGAGGCTGCCCGTCAATTGGGGATTGCTCATGGATCAGTGCAGACACACATGAAGCTGGCCTTAAAGTTTCTGCGTGCCCATATCCTTAAAAACACCGATGTGGCGGCTCTGCTGGTGATTTTAAAATTATTTTAA
- a CDS encoding FecR family protein, producing MNKEKLSYLRLQYLSGNITDGELAELKLLVSNPDLDAAFIELAEEIWLAGSQDVEPLNVETAREIYVQVTASVQQKKTVKLWPRFAVAASVILIAGVGLYFLLNRPDAVYHSDAAPGTVGATLTLASGKQIRLGAAAKGTLANEAGVTITKQADGKLVYQIGTAGKDNSMNTLSTTRGETYQVRLSDGTMVWLNADSRLTYAAALNESGTSRKNDRLGARRVKLEGEAYFEVAKVYKPSAAEKGTLSGVTERVPFIVETPTQQIEVLGTHFNINSYSDEPLVSTTLMEGSVRVAAAGHSKGAVQAVVLSPGQQAINQQGDIKVVKANLEQVTDWKQGDFYLNHINFKTAMRKIARWYNVEVVYDASVSDEIEAGGWISRNKKLSEVLQSIEATGQVHFKIEGRKIIVFK from the coding sequence ATGAACAAAGAAAAGTTAAGTTATTTGCGTTTACAGTACCTGTCGGGTAATATTACCGATGGGGAATTGGCTGAGTTAAAGTTACTGGTCAGCAATCCAGACCTGGATGCAGCGTTTATTGAGCTGGCAGAAGAGATCTGGCTGGCAGGCAGTCAGGATGTTGAGCCGCTGAATGTTGAAACAGCCAGGGAAATATATGTACAGGTAACTGCGAGCGTCCAGCAGAAAAAAACAGTGAAACTCTGGCCGCGCTTTGCTGTTGCTGCTTCGGTTATCCTGATTGCAGGCGTTGGTCTGTATTTCCTTTTAAACAGGCCGGACGCTGTTTATCATTCGGATGCTGCACCTGGCACTGTGGGTGCAACACTTACATTGGCCAGCGGGAAACAAATCCGGTTAGGCGCTGCAGCTAAAGGAACATTGGCCAACGAGGCTGGAGTAACCATTACCAAGCAGGCTGATGGAAAACTGGTATATCAGATCGGGACTGCAGGCAAAGACAATAGCATGAATACCCTGAGCACGACCAGGGGAGAAACCTACCAGGTCCGTTTGTCGGACGGTACGATGGTTTGGTTAAACGCGGATTCCAGGTTAACTTATGCTGCTGCTTTAAATGAATCCGGAACGAGTAGAAAAAATGACAGGCTCGGCGCGAGGAGGGTAAAACTTGAAGGTGAGGCTTATTTTGAAGTGGCAAAAGTCTATAAACCATCTGCAGCTGAAAAAGGAACTTTGTCTGGTGTGACTGAGCGGGTTCCTTTTATTGTAGAAACACCAACGCAGCAAATTGAGGTGCTGGGTACACATTTTAACATTAACAGCTATTCCGATGAGCCTTTGGTAAGCACAACCCTGATGGAAGGAAGTGTGCGTGTTGCGGCGGCTGGCCATTCAAAGGGGGCAGTACAGGCAGTGGTACTCAGTCCTGGTCAGCAGGCGATTAACCAGCAGGGCGATATTAAAGTGGTAAAAGCCAACCTGGAGCAGGTAACGGACTGGAAGCAGGGCGACTTTTACCTGAACCATATCAATTTTAAGACGGCAATGCGCAAAATTGCCCGTTGGTATAATGTAGAAGTTGTTTACGATGCTTCTGTTTCTGATGAGATAGAGGCTGGTGGCTGGATTTCAAGGAATAAAAAACTCTCAGAAGTCCTGCAATCCATAGAAGCTACCGGACAGGTGCACTTTAAGATAGAAGGGCGAAAAATTATTGTGTTCAAATAA